A region of the Lytechinus pictus isolate F3 Inbred unplaced genomic scaffold, Lp3.0 scaffold_20, whole genome shotgun sequence genome:
TAACCAAAGTGTTGACTACCCGATCCAAATTCGCGGTTACATAATCAAATATGGCAAGATCGGACCACTGCACAAGTTCTACCAAATGATCCGGGCTTCTACTTATCCGGGAAACTATGTCAACAGGTGTTCTGCGTATTGTTCCGTTCAAACTCTTTAATTCAAGAGGTACGAATGCGGGTTCTAAATCGGGTATCCATTTTGTCGCCACGattattcgattttttttccaaccaGCCGCTGTGATATTTTTCTTAACCGCTTTCCACTGATCGCTGTCCGGTTCGATTTTCATCAAAACACCTAGCGGTAGATTCCCGATACCAATTAACCGCGACAGGTGGAATGACAAGATATCTCCCTGGATTTGATCAACGTTCTGTCTGTAACGACAGCATACCATCACGCCATTTTCGAGGACCGCGAGCCGGTTGCTCTCCCGACCGCACCCCGGTAACAACCGCACAATACGCTGCGACCGAACATCGTTAAGCCACGCGGTTACATCCGCTTCCGACGTCCAGTTAGGAAGCAATGTCTCGACGTCCCTACTCCAGAATATGCCATCTTTAAAAAGTTCTAACTCGCTAACCTTCGGCTCACTCTCGTGAGAACCATCCCTCATCTCTTTGGAAAATGGGTTTCCATGGTTACGAATTATTTCCTTTGAATCATTTCTAGCTTGTACTATGCGTGATAAAGTATCACTACGTCTCGCCAGCATGCCCGATTTCAACGCATTCATCTTTCTTCTTAATCCATTTGACGCTAGACGAGCTTTCTCGTCGACCAATTCCCTTCTCACGTTACCGTCTCCAATCCGCTGTTCGTGTTTACTTCGTGTTTTATTTACTTGTGATCGAGTGCGCTGACAATTATTCTTGAAACCCGAGGCACAAGAAATCGAAGTTGAAGAATCTCCTGCGTACTTCGTTTGGTTTCCGGTGACCGTTTTGCCCCGATTTGATCGAGCATCACCGCTCGATTGAATGCCTGTTGTGGAATCGCGTTGCGTCCTTGTTTTAGAGTACTCCCCTTCCGCGCTGTGGTCGGTGCGTAATTTTCTTCCCACCTTTGCATCAAGTGCGCTGTCGTCTGCATCAAGAGTAATCCGTAATGCTATGTCGGGAGGCGACCTCTGCGTCTTATCTCCAGTTCTCATCCCCATCGCGTCTCTTCCCGTTGCTCTTAATCGCCTTAGATTCGATTTCTGGATCAATTCACCCACTTCCATTTGAGTGTCTTCCATTTGCAGATCTCCAGATTGAGGCAAGATGTGGTTTCCCCCATCTGGGGCGACGCTGAATTGTAGAAGGCTATAGAAAGTAATGGCATACATTGCCATTACTGCATATCTGATCTCCGCCATTTTGAATGATGTTCATTCTTACAAGAAAAAccacaatttctttaaaattggGGTTTTAATAAATCCGTCCCTTGTAAATGTTTATAGAGGTACTCAACAGACGGCCTGGTTTCAATATAGCTAGCTGAGAGTGTTGACGATCTGAGCTCACATAAATGACACGAGAAATATAGTGAGGTTTCTTCAGCCTTGAGAAAAAGCAGATCTTAAACTTTCATAAAACCAATTCCAAAGGATATCCTATTTTATATTTCCATGTAATCCTCGCGGATTTGGAGTGAATTAATCTCAAAATCCATCGTAGACCTCCAGCTTGTTCAAGCCGCAACTCCCGGGGTGCACCTTGATGAATAGACCGCCGGAAGACCCCAGGCTCCGGTGCGGTCGAGTCGAAAGAAACTTGAGCCGAAATGCCGCGAAATTTCGCACCTCATTTTCTTGATTGACACCGCGAATGCTCCCGTGGGACACCCATTCGTGATTCGGCCTGTTGgataacaaaaatacatatgaaaatgtaaaaaaaaatgcgagGACAAGTGCAATATTGTTGCATTTTTAGAGCACAACAAATATTAGCCTTTTGGCTCCGTGAAGAGCATGCATAACAAACACTGTATTATAGGGCAGTAAACTTCTGTACCCATTTAAATTCCCATGCTTGGGATACGTTAAAAGCGTTCGTCCTTGCTTGCATAAAAGACTGAAGATTTGTCACAATAGTGGTGTTCAAGAGAATAAATATCTAAACGGCTTATAACACGATGAATAAGCTTTATTTTAACCATAATGGGGGAAATAGTGACATTTTTctgaattaaatgaattttattgagGTCGATCCGACTATACTGCCTTTATCATAAGGATCATAATTAAATTTCAGTAAAAGGTAAAAAGTATTCAAGAAATGTAGCTCGCCAAATCCATGGTTAGTTCCATGATAGTAAATACATCGAAattatgttgatataaattGTGATTATTTACTAAAGCTagcataatcattattttgaccTTATTACAtctcaatttttgttttgtctttgtttttgttttgctttcataacatataccatgtatacagtAGCCTAATAATACATGATATCGTTGGTTTAGATAAGCCTACATATTTTGAAGAGTGCGCGCAGATGATTTTAGTGACGCGACAACATGtttgtaatttgaatattttcataattttcttattatttcttatttttattttgcctGGGGTGGGGCAGGACTATTTTAAACTACAACAAGTGCTTTTTCATAGTTCATTTATAGTAGTTTGCTGATTTGGTTGGTTTTGAAATCTGTTTTCATGTTTCTTGCAATCTAAATAGTTGATTGTAAGATGTTAAGTAATGAATGTAAACCAGGGAGAAGCCTAAACATGCCTATTGGCTTTTTGCTATTCACACACATCCAGTTCATTACTTTTGTTATTTGTCAATATATAATTTAatccattattttgattgatttgatgtGATCTCGATGTACTGTATCTTGTTTGTTTctagagatgtgaaataaatgaatttgaaatagcataaagataaataaatgagaatGATTCGGCGGCAACAACCCAAAGTGGAAAGTAAAGGGCAATTTCATTGCTATGTTTCAAATGCAAAGTGACTTTATGCAAATGAAGTAACTTCGATTATGATTGGAtatacagatgatgatggcgcCGTCATTGACGCGTGttctaaaacatgttttattcCTCACCAtgtcaaaatatcattttcaatgaacACACACTTTTGACATCAGTAAATATTTGATATCTGATGTGTTTATGAACACACGTATTCCCATATTGACCTATGTTGGGTCTCCTCTTTTAATCCTAACAATGTAACAAATTTGTGGACAGGGTTATCACGAGATAGTTCTGTCATCATGTCACATTGTATATGATCACGATTTGTGATGAAACGAACTAAAATGATACTCATGTCATCGACTGATCATGCACAATGACTGAGCAGAAAACTTGGGTCAAAATATACTAAAATCAACACTTCCCCCATTTACTCCTACAAAATATTCAGTACACAAATTACTATTACACGATAGagggaaattgaaaaaaaatattgttaaatgaattaaagaataaagaaaaaaaaattagtaaatAAAATCTAGAAATCATTCCGATTCTTTTTCAcaccctgtaaaaaaaaaaaaaatttaaacttaATAACTTAGGCCTAGCACCTTAGCCATGTTAGCGACGATACGCTAATAACGGGCTAGAATATAGGGCTAGACAACCTTGTACCTCGTTTTCCTGTCGTGCGATCCGTTACAAAACCCAATATTTATCTTCCgtaacttaaaggacaagtccaccccgacaaaaaatgatttgaataaaaagagaaaaatacaacaagcataacactgaaaatttcatcaaaatcggatataaaacaagaaagttatgatattttaaagttccccttaatttcacgaaacagttatgcacatcctggtcggtatgcaaatgaggagactgatgacgtcatccactcactatttcttttgtattttattatatgagatatgacatattctaattttctccccattgtcaagtgaaacagtgattaattcctccatgaacatgtggaattagcattgtttaataatatggttcagtcaagtcggtccctatggtcaaatctgtaaaaaatgaaatattgtatatttcaaacaataaaaaacaaaataaatagtgagtgatggacatcatcgactgactcattcactgagttgtgcatatctctgttttgtgaaaaataagcgaaaatttaaaattccataactttcttgttttacatccgattttgatgaaactttcagtgttatgctagtttgatttttctctacttattcaaatcaatattttgctggggtggacttgacctttaatcgcAAGAATCTTTGaaccattcatattttttattcgaTCAGTACGATTACCCCGACTGATCTGTAACGCTCTGATACGATCTGACATGATACGATATTACTCCACGATTAAGATCATTCACATCGTATAGCGCGAATCGTGCACATGGTGCAGGTGGGTACTAGGTATTACAGAAGAAGGCCTAAACAGTAaacacaatgggt
Encoded here:
- the LOC135157877 gene encoding four-jointed box protein 1-like; the protein is MAEIRYAVMAMYAITFYSLLQFSVAPDGGNHILPQSGDLQMEDTQMEVGELIQKSNLRRLRATGRDAMGMRTGDKTQRSPPDIALRITLDADDSALDAKVGRKLRTDHSAEGEYSKTRTQRDSTTGIQSSGDARSNRGKTVTGNQTKYAGDSSTSISCASGFKNNCQRTRSQVNKTRSKHEQRIGDGNVRRELVDEKARLASNGLRRKMNALKSGMLARRSDTLSRIVQARNDSKEIIRNHGNPFSKEMRDGSHESEPKVSELELFKDGIFWSRDVETLLPNWTSEADVTAWLNDVRSQRIVRLLPGCGRESNRLAVLENGVMVCCRYRQNVDQIQGDILSFHLSRLIGIGNLPLGVLMKIEPDSDQWKAVKKNITAAGWKKNRIIVATKWIPDLEPAFVPLELKSLNGTIRRTPVDIVSRISRSPDHLVELVQWSDLAIFDYVTANLDRVVNTLVNLQWNRHMLMQPVHNLEISRTDRRLLFLDNESGLRHGYRMLDQFGHYHDQILKLFCVFREQTVHRLKIISEQVNFWELFMNEVESEEPLLQNLPSYPPKFRDVLKNRMKNIVHHTENCKRSALK